In Neisseriaceae bacterium CLB008, one genomic interval encodes:
- a CDS encoding phosphoethanolamine transferase codes for MSISVLKPLNKLPGPLSWLLPALFMSVLLLVSEVWFRRVADIVPMYKAWETWAFLLLLCVVVLQAKSKWTVALVCVFFGVGQIGHAVHYAVYHTWLSPTAYLLLFANLGEVSETGLSILPQLLLPFAWSILETLALMSLILLRSRLHTKRWLWDAAWVLVLASTVISGATTKHVRGLMPAERYSRLKANYYVTGHLFGQTLPGEWFAFHKLPEYERPEPVVVAEPKVANIIWIMGESQNTTHMSVFGYERPTTPFLQQLQKHPAALVKKGYSAGVSTDVSIPSLFNLIERPDGSEQARSGDSNLFRLAKEQGYQTAFYSAQARNGMAFMSLVGSFWIDDYADSNDHGYDTLVSMRDDALLPQLAAIDLTQGRHFVVLHQRGAHSPFGEQLRPEEKRFGEETVSDRYDNAVLNTDAFIEGVIKQLQAQPNQDWLLIYTADHGEYIKGEKFGHVVFDPEVYEVPFIIMSPNKALQQGVENRVRECALLMHKQLPTLVLESMGFNVAMADCETSVVNGGLMSGRSGQMAVNQKLGQLVIKH; via the coding sequence ATGTCTATCTCGGTTTTAAAACCGCTCAATAAACTGCCGGGCCCTTTGTCTTGGCTGCTGCCGGCCCTATTCATGAGCGTGCTTTTGTTGGTCAGTGAGGTTTGGTTTCGGCGCGTGGCCGACATTGTGCCTATGTATAAGGCATGGGAAACCTGGGCGTTTTTGTTGCTGTTGTGCGTGGTGGTGTTGCAGGCTAAGTCTAAATGGACGGTGGCTCTGGTGTGCGTGTTTTTTGGCGTCGGCCAAATCGGCCATGCGGTGCATTACGCCGTCTACCATACTTGGCTCTCGCCTACGGCCTATCTCTTGCTGTTTGCCAATTTGGGTGAGGTGAGTGAAACCGGTTTGAGCATCTTGCCGCAGCTGCTGCTGCCGTTTGCGTGGTCGATCTTAGAAACGCTGGCGTTGATGAGCTTGATCTTGCTGCGTTCGCGCTTGCATACCAAGCGCTGGCTGTGGGATGCGGCTTGGGTGCTGGTGTTGGCGTCTACGGTGATTTCGGGCGCGACCACGAAGCACGTACGGGGCTTAATGCCCGCCGAACGTTATTCTCGGTTGAAGGCTAATTATTATGTCACTGGCCATTTATTTGGCCAAACCTTGCCCGGAGAGTGGTTTGCCTTTCATAAGCTGCCTGAATATGAACGTCCCGAGCCAGTGGTGGTGGCTGAGCCTAAGGTTGCCAATATTATTTGGATTATGGGCGAGAGCCAAAACACCACCCATATGTCGGTGTTTGGCTATGAGCGGCCCACGACGCCTTTTTTACAGCAGTTACAAAAGCACCCAGCGGCCTTGGTTAAAAAAGGCTATTCGGCAGGGGTTTCAACCGATGTGTCTATCCCCAGCTTATTTAATTTAATTGAGCGCCCCGATGGCTCAGAGCAAGCGCGCTCAGGCGACAGCAATCTGTTCCGCCTGGCTAAAGAGCAGGGGTATCAAACGGCGTTTTACTCTGCCCAGGCGCGTAATGGCATGGCCTTTATGTCGTTGGTGGGTTCGTTTTGGATCGATGACTATGCTGATTCTAATGATCATGGCTACGACACCTTGGTCAGCATGCGGGATGATGCCTTATTGCCGCAGTTAGCGGCCATTGATTTGACTCAGGGGCGGCACTTCGTGGTGCTGCATCAGCGCGGTGCCCATTCACCTTTTGGCGAGCAGTTGCGGCCAGAGGAAAAGCGGTTTGGCGAAGAGACAGTGAGCGATCGCTACGATAATGCGGTACTCAATACAGACGCATTTATAGAGGGCGTGATCAAGCAGTTACAGGCGCAGCCTAACCAAGATTGGCTGCTGATCTATACGGCCGATCACGGTGAGTACATTAAGGGGGAAAAGTTTGGCCACGTGGTGTTTGATCCTGAAGTGTATGAGGTGCCGTTTATCATCATGAGTCCGAATAAGGCCTTGCAACAGGGCGTGGAAAACCGCGTGCGTGAATGCGCCTTATTGATGCACAAGCAGCTACCGACCTTGGTTTTGGAAAGTATGGGCTTTAATGTCGCCATGGCCGACTGTGAAACCAGCGTGGTGAACGGTGGTTTGATGTCGGGGCGATCGGGCCAGATGGCGGTGAATCAAAAGCTGGGGCAGCTAGTGATAAAGCATTGA
- the ppa gene encoding inorganic diphosphatase has product MNINAINPGKSMPDDFNVVIEISANAAPIKYEFDKDSGALMVDRFMGTSMMYPANYGFVPNTLSGDGDPCDVLVVTPFPLPPGVLIRCRALGVLKMEDDGGVDAKIVAVPVEKLCTMYKDIQKLEDLPQLLRDQMVHFFEHYKDLEKGKWVKIQGWAGVEEAKSELENGVKNFK; this is encoded by the coding sequence ATGAATATTAATGCCATCAATCCCGGCAAAAGCATGCCTGATGACTTCAACGTTGTCATTGAGATTTCTGCCAACGCAGCCCCCATTAAATATGAATTTGATAAAGACAGCGGCGCCCTAATGGTTGACCGCTTCATGGGCACCTCAATGATGTACCCAGCCAACTATGGCTTTGTGCCTAACACTCTGTCTGGCGATGGCGACCCTTGCGACGTATTGGTCGTGACCCCCTTCCCACTGCCACCAGGCGTGTTGATTCGCTGTCGTGCTTTAGGCGTGTTGAAAATGGAAGACGACGGCGGCGTGGACGCTAAAATCGTGGCCGTACCGGTTGAAAAACTGTGCACCATGTACAAAGACATCCAAAAACTAGAAGACTTGCCACAGCTATTGCGCGACCAAATGGTTCACTTCTTTGAGCATTACAAAGACCTAGAAAAAGGCAAATGGGTAAAAATCCAAGGTTGGGCGGGCGTTGAAGAAGCCAAGTCAGAACTTGAAAACGGCGTGAAAAACTTTAAATAA
- the coq7 gene encoding 2-polyprenyl-3-methyl-6-methoxy-1,4-benzoquinone monooxygenase, producing MLDKVIANVDVVVKTLFAPAQTIRAYPDAAVEEGELTESERQHALGLMRINHVGEVCAQALYQGQAITARNQENKAALEHAAQEEVEHLAWTEKRVQELGGRTSLLNPLWYASSLAMGVSAGLLGDKWNLGFLEETEYQVTAHLQEHLESLPENDHKSRAVVTQMVEDELKHAHMAHDFGAAPLPAPIKGLMKLTSKVMTTISYRI from the coding sequence ATGTTAGATAAAGTGATAGCGAATGTCGACGTTGTGGTAAAAACCTTGTTTGCACCTGCACAGACGATTCGTGCCTACCCTGATGCGGCGGTAGAGGAGGGTGAGCTGACCGAATCTGAGCGCCAGCATGCCTTGGGTTTGATGCGCATTAATCACGTGGGTGAGGTGTGTGCCCAAGCTTTATATCAAGGTCAGGCCATCACCGCGCGTAATCAAGAAAATAAGGCGGCGCTAGAACACGCCGCACAAGAAGAGGTAGAACACCTAGCCTGGACGGAAAAACGCGTGCAGGAGCTAGGCGGGCGCACCAGCTTATTGAATCCCTTATGGTATGCCAGCTCTTTGGCCATGGGCGTGAGCGCAGGCTTATTGGGGGACAAATGGAATTTGGGCTTTTTGGAAGAAACCGAATATCAGGTGACGGCCCATTTGCAAGAGCATTTAGAAAGCCTGCCTGAAAACGACCATAAAAGCCGCGCCGTGGTGACGCAAATGGTGGAAGACGAGTTAAAGCATGCTCACATGGCCCACGATTTTGGCGCAGCGCCCTTACCCGCACCGATTAAGGGGTTGATGAAGCTGACCTCTAAGGTGATGACCACCATTAGCTATCGGATTTAA
- a CDS encoding aldehyde dehydrogenase family protein has protein sequence MSRIHPGSYGLPLQLKQRYENFIGGKWVAPVQGAYFENLTPVTGLPMCEIASSTEEDVELALDAAHKAKDAWGSASAAERATVLNRVADRMQENLELLATIESWDNGKAIRETLAADIPLAIDHFRYFASAIRAQEGGISQIDKDTVAYHFHEPLGVVGQIIPWNFPLLMAAWKLAPALAAGNCIVMKPAKFTPLSILILMEVIGQELPPGVLNIVNGAGGRIGDYLTRSPRIAKIGFTGSTEVGQSIMRGAAEHVLPVTLELGGKSPNVFFEDVMAKDDAYLNKALEGFSMFALNQGEICTAPSRVLIQESIFEQFMEKAVKRVQAIKQGNPLDKTTMMGAQVSQQQVDTITKYIDIGKQEGAELITGGKQAQLEGDLAGGYYIEPTIFVGKNDMRIFQEEIFGPVLSVTTFKDMDEALHIANDTIYGLGAGVWSRNGNIAHRMGRGIQAGRVWTNCYHMYPAHAAFGGYKMSGVGRENHKMALEHYQHTKNLLVSYSEEAQGFF, from the coding sequence ATGTCTCGTATTCATCCAGGTAGTTATGGTTTGCCCTTACAACTGAAACAACGCTATGAAAACTTTATTGGCGGCAAGTGGGTTGCCCCGGTACAAGGTGCTTATTTTGAGAACCTTACCCCCGTAACCGGCTTGCCCATGTGTGAGATCGCCTCTTCCACCGAAGAAGACGTTGAGCTGGCCTTAGACGCCGCTCACAAAGCCAAAGACGCTTGGGGCAGCGCTTCTGCTGCCGAACGCGCCACCGTGCTGAATCGCGTTGCCGATCGCATGCAAGAAAACCTCGAGCTTTTGGCCACGATCGAATCTTGGGACAACGGCAAGGCCATTCGTGAAACCTTGGCCGCCGACATCCCTCTGGCCATCGATCATTTCCGCTATTTTGCCAGCGCCATACGCGCCCAAGAAGGCGGCATCAGCCAGATCGACAAAGACACCGTCGCCTATCACTTCCACGAACCACTAGGCGTGGTTGGCCAGATCATTCCATGGAACTTCCCTTTGCTAATGGCTGCTTGGAAGCTGGCGCCAGCATTGGCCGCCGGTAACTGTATCGTGATGAAGCCAGCCAAGTTCACGCCGCTGTCGATTTTGATTTTAATGGAAGTGATTGGTCAAGAATTACCGCCTGGCGTCTTGAATATTGTCAACGGTGCAGGCGGACGCATTGGTGATTACCTCACCCGCTCCCCCCGCATTGCTAAAATTGGCTTTACCGGCTCAACCGAAGTGGGCCAAAGCATCATGCGTGGCGCAGCAGAACATGTTTTACCGGTGACCTTAGAGCTAGGCGGCAAATCCCCTAACGTGTTCTTTGAAGACGTCATGGCCAAAGACGATGCCTACTTAAATAAGGCCTTAGAAGGCTTTAGCATGTTCGCCCTTAACCAAGGGGAAATCTGTACGGCGCCTAGCCGCGTACTGATCCAAGAATCCATCTTCGAACAGTTCATGGAAAAAGCCGTCAAACGCGTACAGGCCATCAAACAGGGGAACCCCCTAGACAAAACCACCATGATGGGCGCCCAAGTATCGCAACAGCAGGTAGACACCATCACCAAATACATCGATATTGGTAAACAAGAAGGCGCTGAGTTGATCACCGGGGGTAAACAGGCTCAGCTAGAGGGCGATTTAGCCGGTGGCTACTACATCGAACCCACGATTTTTGTGGGCAAGAACGACATGCGCATTTTCCAAGAAGAGATTTTTGGCCCCGTGCTGTCGGTGACCACGTTTAAAGACATGGACGAGGCGCTCCACATCGCCAACGACACCATCTACGGTCTAGGCGCCGGCGTCTGGAGCCGCAACGGCAACATCGCTCACCGCATGGGCCGCGGCATTCAGGCTGGTCGCGTGTGGACCAACTGCTACCATATGTATCCTGCGCACGCTGCCTTTGGCGGTTACAAAATGTCGGGTGTAGGCCGTGAAAACCACAAAATGGCCCTAGAGCATTACCAACACACCAAGAACCTATTGGTGAGCTACTCTGAAGAGGCACAAGGATTCTTTTAA
- a CDS encoding basic amino acid ABC transporter substrate-binding protein, with the protein MNLKKWLGLTVACSALALAACGGSDTKTDGAEAAKILKVGVNAEFAPFESLDANGQMQGFDIDLLNAIGQAEGVEIKFVDMPWDGLFVSLNSGDVNALAAAITTTEERKQSMDFTEPYFTITQVIAAPKDKAVATAADLEKLNKVAVVTGHTGDLVAQKILGPTSAKIVRFENIALAMKEVENGGADVAISDSAVVAHYLKNNPNQDLAIIPAEGFDEEFYGLAVRKGDADTLAMLNDGLKKVRESGEYDTIYGKYFSK; encoded by the coding sequence ATGAACTTAAAAAAATGGCTGGGCTTAACCGTTGCCTGCTCTGCATTAGCCCTTGCTGCCTGCGGCGGCAGCGACACCAAAACCGATGGCGCTGAAGCAGCCAAAATCCTAAAAGTCGGCGTTAATGCTGAATTTGCGCCCTTTGAATCACTAGACGCCAACGGCCAAATGCAAGGCTTTGACATCGACCTCTTAAACGCCATTGGTCAAGCCGAAGGCGTGGAAATTAAGTTTGTCGACATGCCCTGGGATGGCCTTTTTGTGAGCCTCAATTCTGGTGACGTCAACGCTTTAGCCGCCGCCATCACCACCACCGAAGAGCGCAAGCAAAGCATGGACTTTACCGAGCCCTACTTCACCATTACCCAAGTGATTGCCGCACCTAAAGACAAAGCCGTGGCCACCGCAGCTGACTTAGAAAAACTAAACAAAGTGGCCGTCGTGACCGGTCACACCGGCGACCTAGTGGCCCAAAAAATTCTTGGCCCTACGAGCGCCAAGATCGTTCGCTTTGAAAACATTGCCTTGGCCATGAAAGAAGTTGAAAATGGCGGCGCCGACGTGGCCATCAGCGACAGCGCAGTCGTGGCACACTATTTGAAAAACAACCCTAATCAAGATTTGGCCATCATCCCAGCCGAAGGCTTTGACGAAGAGTTTTACGGCCTAGCCGTACGCAAAGGCGATGCCGATACTTTAGCCATGCTGAACGACGGCCTGAAAAAAGTCCGTGAATCTGGCGAATACGACACCATTTATGGCAAATACTTCTCTAAGTAA
- a CDS encoding basic amino acid ABC transporter substrate-binding protein: MNLKKWLGLAVACSALTLAACGGQKEAAAPAADADAPTAAKTYTVAMNAEFAPFEFKGNDGAIEGFDVDLLNAIAKEMDFQVTYKDIPWDGLFASLNSGDIDAVMSAVTITPERKQTMDFTEPYFEVKQVILLPKGKTLTKLDELKDMTKVAVVTGNTGDFVAQKILGATNPKIARYERVALVVKEIENAGADAALSDSAVVRHYVKNNGSDNFTIIDSDEVDSEFYGMAVRPGDELQTLFNQGLEKIKANGEYDKVYNKYFAGNQ; this comes from the coding sequence ATGAACTTAAAAAAATGGCTAGGTTTGGCCGTCGCCTGCTCTGCCCTAACCCTAGCCGCCTGCGGTGGCCAAAAAGAAGCCGCTGCGCCTGCCGCCGACGCTGATGCCCCAACCGCAGCCAAAACCTATACCGTGGCCATGAACGCCGAATTTGCCCCGTTTGAATTTAAAGGCAATGACGGCGCCATTGAAGGCTTCGACGTGGATTTACTCAACGCGATTGCCAAAGAGATGGACTTCCAAGTCACCTATAAAGACATTCCTTGGGATGGCCTATTCGCCAGCCTGAATTCTGGCGACATTGACGCCGTGATGTCGGCCGTGACCATCACGCCAGAGCGCAAGCAAACCATGGACTTTACCGAGCCTTACTTTGAAGTCAAACAGGTCATCTTACTGCCTAAAGGCAAAACCTTGACCAAATTAGATGAATTAAAAGACATGACCAAAGTAGCCGTGGTAACCGGCAACACCGGTGACTTTGTAGCCCAAAAAATCTTGGGCGCCACCAATCCTAAGATTGCTCGCTACGAGCGTGTGGCTTTAGTGGTGAAAGAAATTGAAAACGCCGGCGCCGATGCCGCTCTTAGCGACAGCGCCGTGGTGCGTCACTACGTTAAAAACAACGGCAGCGACAATTTCACCATCATCGACAGCGATGAAGTGGACAGCGAGTTTTACGGCATGGCGGTTCGCCCTGGCGATGAATTGCAAACCTTATTCAACCAAGGCCTAGAAAAAATCAAAGCCAATGGCGAATACGACAAGGTCTACAATAAATACTTTGCTGGCAACCAATAA
- the cysK gene encoding cysteine synthase A: MNIANNVTDLIGNTPLVKLNNLTKDVGATVVAKLEFFNPAHSVKDRIAIAMIDAAEKAGKINANTIIVEPTSGNTGIGLAMVCAARGYKLTITMPETMSKERRMLLKAYGAELVLTPGAEGMSGAINKAAALVAEQPDVYFMPQQFENPANPAIHRGTTAEEIWRDTDGQVDIFVAGVGTGGTITGVGEALKEKKPGVQIVAVEPEASAILSGGEKGPHSIQGIGAGFVPSILNTEVYDEIVQVSNDSAFETARAMAKNEGLLVGISSGAAVWAALELAKRPENKGKLIVVIIPSFGERYLSTPLFENLA, from the coding sequence ATGAATATTGCAAATAACGTCACTGATTTAATCGGTAACACGCCTTTAGTGAAATTAAATAACCTTACTAAAGACGTTGGCGCGACGGTGGTGGCGAAATTGGAATTCTTTAATCCTGCCCACAGCGTGAAAGACCGTATTGCGATTGCGATGATTGATGCCGCGGAAAAAGCCGGCAAAATCAATGCCAACACCATCATTGTTGAACCGACTAGCGGCAACACTGGTATTGGCTTGGCCATGGTGTGCGCGGCGCGCGGTTATAAATTAACCATCACCATGCCTGAAACCATGAGTAAAGAGCGCCGTATGCTGCTCAAAGCTTACGGTGCAGAGCTGGTGTTGACGCCAGGTGCTGAAGGCATGTCGGGCGCGATCAACAAGGCCGCTGCTTTGGTGGCGGAACAGCCAGACGTTTACTTTATGCCGCAGCAGTTTGAAAACCCTGCTAACCCCGCCATTCATCGCGGCACCACGGCTGAAGAAATCTGGCGCGACACCGACGGCCAAGTGGACATTTTTGTGGCCGGCGTGGGCACGGGCGGTACGATTACTGGTGTGGGTGAAGCATTGAAAGAGAAGAAGCCTGGCGTACAAATCGTGGCGGTAGAACCTGAAGCTTCAGCCATCTTGTCTGGTGGCGAAAAAGGCCCCCACAGCATTCAAGGCATTGGTGCCGGCTTTGTGCCCAGCATTTTGAATACTGAGGTATACGACGAAATCGTGCAGGTCAGCAATGACTCAGCGTTTGAAACCGCGCGCGCCATGGCCAAAAACGAAGGCCTATTGGTGGGGATTTCTTCTGGTGCCGCCGTATGGGCTGCTCTAGAGTTGGCTAAACGTCCAGAAAATAAAGGTAAGCTGATTGTGGTGATCATCCCTTCATTCGGTGAGCGCTACTTGTCAACGCCTTTGTTTGAAAATTTGGCATAA
- a CDS encoding prokaryotic membrane lipolipid attachment site family protein, whose amino-acid sequence MKAYIPFLFVSALLLSACGSLPTNLWPQSFGTSTTESYQMADSHAKDVEAIRVEANRLGTLVGKEELTKVQAAQLLNRFRLKTAGSNTVDDSVFSVYLRSTVESQNGKITGLQSKQIIQTSLETWQVRWPTMKDKPKNPAFTNFLLQHLGMTPLK is encoded by the coding sequence ATGAAAGCATATATCCCATTTTTATTTGTATCTGCTTTGTTATTGTCGGCTTGCGGTAGCTTGCCGACCAATCTTTGGCCACAAAGCTTTGGTACTTCAACAACAGAGTCTTATCAAATGGCGGACAGCCATGCAAAAGACGTTGAAGCCATTCGTGTTGAAGCGAATCGCTTAGGTACCCTAGTTGGCAAAGAGGAATTAACCAAAGTGCAGGCTGCTCAGTTATTAAATCGGTTCCGATTGAAAACTGCTGGCAGCAATACAGTAGATGACAGCGTGTTTAGCGTGTATTTGCGTTCAACGGTGGAAAGCCAGAACGGTAAGATCACTGGCCTACAGTCGAAACAAATTATTCAAACGTCGCTAGAAACTTGGCAAGTGCGTTGGCCAACCATGAAGGATAAGCCAAAAAATCCCGCATTCACCAACTTCTTGCTACAGCATTTGGGTATGACGCCGTTGAAGTAA
- the serS gene encoding serine--tRNA ligase — MLDIQLFRTDINSVAEQLARRGYDLNVAAFNDLDSQRKNLQVLAQDLQAKRNATSKQIGIAKSKGEDVADILATVANLGDELKQAEEAYQAVQDQLDQWMLSIPNLPHESVPTGKDENDNVEVRKVGTPRSFDFEIKDHVDVGAPLGLDFDTGAALSGARFTVLKGQIAQLHRALAQFMLNTHTNEHGYLEHYTPYIVNPNVLFGTGQLPKFADDMFKVLRGGDDEAKEQYLISTAEITLTNTVRERLLKEAELPLKMTAHSPCFRSEAGSYGKDTRGLIRQHQFDKVEMVQVVHPDHSYAALEEMVGHAENILKALDLPYRVITLCTGDMGFGARKTYDLEVWVPAQATYREISSCSNCEDFQARRMMTRFKDEAGKNRYVHTLNGSGLAVGRTLVAVLENHQNADDSITIPEVLRPYMGGKDVIRA, encoded by the coding sequence ATGCTAGACATTCAACTCTTTCGCACCGACATCAACAGCGTGGCCGAGCAATTGGCGCGTCGCGGCTATGACTTAAACGTAGCGGCTTTTAACGACCTAGACAGCCAACGCAAAAACCTACAGGTTTTGGCGCAAGACCTACAGGCAAAACGTAACGCGACGTCCAAACAAATTGGCATCGCCAAAAGCAAAGGCGAAGACGTGGCCGATATTTTGGCCACTGTGGCCAACTTAGGCGACGAATTAAAGCAGGCGGAAGAGGCTTATCAAGCCGTACAAGATCAGCTAGATCAGTGGATGTTAAGCATCCCTAACCTACCGCACGAAAGCGTGCCCACAGGTAAAGACGAAAACGACAACGTAGAAGTACGCAAAGTGGGCACGCCACGCAGCTTTGATTTTGAGATCAAAGACCACGTCGACGTGGGTGCGCCTTTAGGCCTAGATTTTGACACCGGCGCGGCCTTGTCTGGCGCCCGCTTCACCGTCTTAAAAGGCCAAATTGCCCAGCTGCATCGCGCCCTAGCCCAATTCATGCTCAATACCCACACCAATGAACACGGCTATTTAGAGCACTACACGCCCTACATCGTGAACCCAAACGTGCTGTTTGGTACAGGCCAACTGCCTAAATTTGCCGACGACATGTTTAAAGTACTGCGTGGCGGCGACGACGAAGCCAAAGAGCAATATCTGATTTCGACTGCCGAAATCACCTTGACCAACACCGTTCGTGAACGCCTGCTCAAAGAAGCTGAACTGCCGCTGAAAATGACCGCTCACTCACCTTGCTTTCGCTCTGAAGCAGGCTCTTACGGCAAAGACACCCGCGGCCTGATCCGTCAACACCAGTTCGATAAAGTTGAAATGGTGCAGGTGGTACACCCTGATCATTCCTATGCCGCCCTAGAAGAAATGGTTGGTCACGCCGAAAACATTTTAAAAGCCCTCGATCTACCTTACCGCGTCATCACGCTGTGTACCGGCGACATGGGCTTTGGCGCACGTAAAACCTACGACTTAGAAGTTTGGGTACCGGCTCAAGCCACCTATCGCGAAATTTCTAGCTGCTCAAACTGCGAAGACTTTCAGGCGCGCCGCATGATGACCCGCTTTAAGGACGAAGCCGGTAAAAACCGCTACGTACACACTTTAAACGGCTCTGGCCTAGCCGTTGGCCGCACCTTGGTGGCGGTATTAGAAAACCATCAAAATGCCGATGACTCCATCACCATTCCTGAAGTATTACGCCCTTATATGGGTGGCAAAGACGTCATCCGCGCCTAA
- a CDS encoding diaminopimelate dehydrogenase produces the protein MEQQLRVGIVGYGHLGKGVQSAIRQNPDMTLVAIFSRRPLSAEDVGDASVLVLPMADAESYQDKIDVMILCGGSAHDLPEQGPHFAQWFNTVDSFDTHAKIPEYHASVDAVAKKTAKTSLISIGWDPGLFSLNRLFGEAILPEGETYTFWGKGLSQGHSDAIRRVEGVQAGVQYTLPSEAAMEAVRQGLNPELSIRDKHTRECYVVAAPGADQAQIETTIKTMPNYFADYDTTVTFISEDTLRREHAAMPHGGFVIRSGKTGAATTQIMEYSLKLGSNPEFTSSVLVAYARAACKMNALGLVGAQTAFDVAPGWLSPKSAAELRKVLL, from the coding sequence ATGGAACAACAGTTAAGAGTAGGCATTGTGGGCTACGGCCACCTTGGTAAAGGCGTGCAAAGCGCCATTCGTCAAAATCCGGACATGACCTTGGTGGCGATTTTTTCACGTCGCCCATTGAGCGCCGAAGACGTTGGCGACGCCTCGGTTTTGGTGTTGCCGATGGCCGATGCCGAAAGCTATCAAGACAAAATTGACGTGATGATTTTATGCGGCGGCTCTGCTCATGACTTGCCAGAGCAAGGGCCTCATTTTGCGCAATGGTTCAACACGGTCGACAGCTTTGACACCCACGCTAAAATTCCTGAATATCATGCCAGCGTTGATGCCGTGGCTAAAAAAACCGCCAAAACGTCTTTGATTTCTATCGGCTGGGATCCAGGCCTGTTCTCTTTAAACCGTTTATTTGGCGAAGCCATTTTGCCAGAGGGCGAAACCTATACCTTCTGGGGTAAAGGCTTAAGCCAAGGCCACTCAGATGCGATTCGTCGCGTTGAGGGCGTGCAGGCAGGCGTGCAGTATACCTTGCCCAGTGAGGCGGCTATGGAGGCAGTGCGTCAAGGTTTGAATCCAGAGTTGAGTATCCGTGACAAGCACACGCGCGAATGTTACGTGGTAGCGGCCCCTGGTGCCGATCAGGCCCAGATTGAAACCACCATTAAAACCATGCCCAATTATTTTGCCGATTACGACACCACTGTGACCTTTATCAGTGAAGACACGCTGCGCCGTGAACATGCGGCCATGCCGCACGGTGGTTTTGTGATTCGCAGCGGTAAAACCGGTGCGGCAACCACTCAGATCATGGAGTATTCTCTCAAGCTGGGCAGCAATCCAGAGTTTACCTCTAGCGTGCTGGTGGCCTATGCGCGCGCTGCGTGCAAGATGAATGCCTTGGGGCTAGTGGGTGCCCAAACGGCTTTTGACGTGGCGCCTGGTTGGCTATCGCCTAAAAGTGCGGCTGAGCTGCGCAAGGTTTTGCTATAG
- a CDS encoding glutathione peroxidase, whose translation MTELYDFSFLDLQQQPHSLAEYRDRVILIVNTASGCGFTPQLSDLAQLHRQYYDQGLIIIGFPCNQFMQQEPLAGANLQQFCEQNHGVSFLMADKVMVNGPQAHPLWRYLKAQKRGFLGTRAIKWNFTKFLINRQGQVIKRYGPRTPPSAIIDDIVACL comes from the coding sequence ATGACCGAACTATATGACTTTTCCTTCCTCGACCTACAACAGCAGCCTCATAGCCTCGCCGAGTATCGAGATCGCGTCATCCTCATAGTCAACACCGCCAGCGGCTGCGGCTTCACGCCCCAGCTAAGCGACTTAGCTCAATTGCACCGTCAATACTATGACCAAGGCCTAATCATCATTGGCTTTCCCTGCAATCAGTTCATGCAACAAGAACCCTTGGCCGGCGCCAACTTACAGCAATTCTGCGAGCAAAACCACGGCGTCTCCTTCTTGATGGCCGATAAGGTCATGGTCAACGGCCCCCAGGCCCACCCGCTGTGGCGCTATTTAAAAGCCCAAAAACGAGGCTTTTTAGGCACGCGCGCGATTAAGTGGAACTTCACTAAGTTCCTAATCAATCGCCAAGGCCAAGTGATCAAACGCTACGGCCCGCGCACTCCGCCTTCGGCAATCATCGACGACATCGTTGCCTGCCTATAA